TGCTCAACTGCCGCTCGCACAGCATCGCGAAGATGCTCGGTGCTGGCGATGCCTTTGGTGATGCCGCGGCCGTCGGTGTGGGGTGTAGTGGGTCGGACGACGAGACGCTGGGTGCCAGAGGCGAGCAGGTCGCGAAACTCGTGCAGATCTTGATCCGGGGTCTGGGTTCGCCTCACAGCCCAGGGCGCTCCCCCGGTCGCCGTGCCGACGATGGTGAGGCCGGTGGAGGCTTCGATGAGGGCGACGTGCTCGACCTGCACGGTGATGAACCCGACCTCCGGGTGGGGAGAGAAAGAGCCTTCGGAGCCGATCCCCAGGTTGAGTCCGGATTCGTGACATGCCCACCGTGCCTTGACGGCGGCGGTATGGCGGGGAGTTCCGGGTCGGGGGGTCTCCCCGGTGAACGTTCCCAGCGCGTCGGTGTCCACAGCTGCGGTCTGCAGGCGGAGACCGTGGGGCCCTCCGAGCGCGCGGGCGATGGTCAGCGTCTTGCGATGCTTGGTCGCGACCGCAGCCCGCGCGCCCGCCAGGTCGTGTCCGTGCGGAAGCTGGGAGGGGCTTTGGCTGCTCATCGGGGGCCGACCTCGCCGCGATTGGACTCCTGGCCTTGGTCGGGAGTCGGCCAACGGCGCGGTGGCTGCGTCGTCGTGCGGCTCACGTGGGCAGGATCTGTTTCGCTGGCGAGAATGGTGGCGATGTCGACCACGTGGCCGCGGTCGAGGGCGACGAGTCGCATCCAGTTGTTGGTGAGCAGTGTCATGACGCCTGGGCTCTGTCGTACAGCGGATGCGAGCAGGGCAGGGTCGGCGTCGATGACGACGAGGTGCCGCGACGGGACGTGTTGGGGCCGGCTGCTCGAGTCCGGGTGAGTTCCGGGGTCGCGGGCGAACAGGGCTTGCCAGGGCAGTCCGGTGCGGAGGTCGCCGTGAGCTCCGGTGAGGACACCGATGTCACCGACGACGTTGTGGGTGGTCTTGTCGCCGGAGCCGAGGACGGTGGGCGCGACGGAGGAGAACCAGTACTGCGAGGCGATCCACTGGCTGACGATGACGGGTGCGTTGAGGATCGCGGTGAGTACGGTCCCGTCGGGGTCGTCGTGGCGATTGTAGGAGTGCAGGAACGTGCGGCCGGCGAGGTCGATGCCGCGGGTGAGGTGGCGTGGCCCGACGATGATGGCCGCACAGCCCGCTAGTCCCCACTCGGGCATGGGTTCGGACCAGTCGGTGGCCCGTGCTTCCAGGCTGCCGCCGGTGCTTCCTCGACGAGGTGTGGCCCTGCGCCCGTGGGTGGGCAGGCGGAGCCGACGCTCGGCTGCGGCCACGCGGCCGGCCGCGTCGACTGCGGGCTGGACCAGCGCGGCGGCCTCGACATCGGCCGGCGAGGAGATCTGCAAGGTGACGCGGTCGGTGGTGGTGTCGTGCAGCGCGGCTAGCACCCGGGTGGTGTCCGGGAGATGGATGCCTCGGTGGTCGAGCTCCGCGCGAACCGCGGGGTC
Above is a genomic segment from Nocardioides okcheonensis containing:
- a CDS encoding DUF6671 family protein — its product is MSSQSPSQLPHGHDLAGARAAVATKHRKTLTIARALGGPHGLRLQTAAVDTDALGTFTGETPRPGTPRHTAAVKARWACHESGLNLGIGSEGSFSPHPEVGFITVQVEHVALIEASTGLTIVGTATGGAPWAVRRTQTPDQDLHEFRDLLASGTQRLVVRPTTPHTDGRGITKGIASTEHLRDAVRAAVEHDETGRATIETDLRAHHCTPRHSLIQAAARDLALRLATRCPACSSFGFGYERSRRGAPCGWCGTPTTTVRHHVYSCPACHHTDTQTLEGSDRADPGTCPECNP